The following proteins come from a genomic window of Tenebrio molitor chromosome 9, icTenMoli1.1, whole genome shotgun sequence:
- the Polr3E gene encoding DNA-directed RNA polymerase III subunit RPC5, protein MDDPALSNSSTEDDEVIKEIPIFNSTRLQKNLYLFRYPLLSKKCLNELNLKRGFFKPNNQQIELEMCIDVESSNFDSDRAELIAQEVDGPPESRKPSTRVHFENDVVDKVCLKSASAVKDPNKYAALAYTGKEIHLTTLRNIFQFRPSFNYLDRSSKKRKDVDHNDLSDEEEAGPSTALPITVKFKQSDDRWKKSKSDSFKALEAKSAEEAWVNCEVHSESSSLSKVEKLKLIAESNEPTGQAMTLSDGEYVRVLVPEDEGQGTTEPSSPSHIMSLHTLRASPILEQCRVLLKDAQIMQFQQLMMILAGGEGLTADTLLKNLPKVAVLVRGNWVVKSEVLYPSNTFSSTSGVPAELMCRTRDYVLYLFTKNRYVERKKVSSVMKIPSEEVKEIFTGFSKLSHNKGWELVLPTDNDFVVKHNDIVQKQNDAWEQKFKQLSAYLKDNKKQRRKSKSVSEDGKVRNGVSYVSSDNDSGTEKNKSPVAAAKSKSARGMQEST, encoded by the exons ATGGACGATCCAGCTCTCTCAAATTCCTCAACAGAAGACGACGAAGTGATAAAAGAG ATTCCTATTTTCAATTCGACACGTTTACAGAAGAATTTGTATTTATTCAGATATCCTCTACTGTCGAAAAAGTGTTTAAACGAACTGAACCTGAAACGTGGATTTTTCAAACCCAACAACCAACAAATCGAGCTGGAAATGTGCATCGATGTGGAGTCTTCGAATTTCGACAGCGACAGAGCGGAATTGATCGCCCAGGAGGTGGACGGCCCCCCCGAAAGTCGCAAACCTTCGACTCGAGTGCACTTCGAGAACGACGTGGTCGACAAAGTGTGTTTAAAATCGGCGAGTGCCGTGAAAGACCCCAACAAGTACGCCGCCCTCGCGTACACAGGGAAAGAGATACATCTGACAACGTTGCGCAACATTTTCCAATTTCGCCCCTCGTTTAATTATTTGGATAGGAGCTCGAAGAAGCGGAAGGACGTCGACCACAACGATCTGAGCGACGAGGAAGAGGCGGGACCGAGCACGGCTCTGCCGATCACGGTGAAATTCAAGCAAAGCGACGACCGATGGAAGAAGTCGAAGAGTGACAGTTTTAAGGCGCTGGAGGCGAAGAGCGCCGAAGAGGCGTGGGTCAACTGCGAGGTGCACTCCGAGAGCAGTTCGCTGAGCAAAGTGGAGAAGTTGAAACTGATCGCGGAGAGTAACGAGCCGACGGGACAAGCGATGACTCTCTCGGACGGCGAGTACGTGAGGGTTTTGGTGCCCGAGGACGAGGGACAAGGCACGACGGAGCCGTCCTCTCCGTCGCATATCATGTCCCTGCATACCCTGAGGGCGTCGCCCATCCTGGAGCAGTGCCGAGTGCTGTTGAAAGACGCGCAGATCATGCAGTTTCAACAATTGATGATGATTCTGGCGGGGGGCGAAGGCCTGACTGCCGACACGCTTTTGAAAAACTTGCCTAAAGTGGCCGTGCTAGTCAGGGGGAATTGGGTGGTGAAGAGCGAGGTGTTGTACCCGAGCAACACCTTTTCCTCGACGAGCGGGGTACCGGCGGAGTTGATGTGCCGAACGAGAGATTACGTG ctttatttatttaccaaGAATCGCTACGTGGAGAGGAAGAAAGTGTCGTCGGTGATGAAGATACCGTCGGAAGAAGTGAAGGAGATCTTCACGGGGTTCTCGAAACTCAGCCACAACAAAGGGTGGGAGCTGGTTTTGCCGACCGATAACGATTTCGTCGTCAAACATAACGACATAGTGCAAAAACAGAACGACGCCTGGGAGCAGAAATTCAAACAGTTAAGTGCATATCTGAAGGACAACAAGAAGCAAAGGCGGAAGAGTAAGAGTGTCAGTGAAGACGGTAAAGTTAGGAATGGCGTGAGTTATGTGAGTTCCGATAACGATTCGGGgacggaaaaaaataaatcaccgGTTGCCGCAGCGAAGAGTAAAAGTGCGAGAGGTATGCAAGAAAGTACGTGA